DNA sequence from the Alkalilimnicola ehrlichii MLHE-1 genome:
TACGTCGAGGTGCTGGAGGAGGCCCTGGGACGCAAGGCGGAGAAAAACTTCCTGCCGCTGCAACCGGGTGATGTGCCAGAGACCCACGCCGATGTCTCGGCGCTGGCCCAGGATACCGGGTATTCACCCAAGGTGTCGGTGGAGGAGGGCATCCGCCGCTTCGTCGACTGGTACCGGGAATACCACCACGTCTAGCGCTCGCCTCCTGTCAGGGCTGCCTCCTTGGTCATCACGCACGAGGGCCGAAGGCTTTCCCCCGTCATCGCGAGGGCCGAAGGCCCGTGGCGATCCAGAGCGGTAGACTGCCACGTCGGCTTCGCCTCCTCGCAGTGACGGTGGGGGTGGGGCCGCGTTCGCAGTGACGGTGGGGGTGGGGCCGCGTTCGCAGTGACGGTGGGCGTGGGGCCGCGCTCGCAGTGACGGTGGGGGCGACCTTCCGCTTCCGGCAAAGTCCAGTTCTTCAAGAGGAGCAAAGCGACGAAGCAATCCATACGCCTGATGCCGCCGACGGGGTATGGATTGCTTCGCTGCGCTCGCAATGACAGAGTTGGTGCGCCCGCACTTCCCGATTTCAACCACGCAGGAGTCACGCGTTGTCGGCAAGCCCTGCAGAGCGCCCGAACACTGAGTTGACCGGCCTGCGCGTCTATCTGCACCCTCGGGTCATTGGCATGGCCTTCCTCGGCTTTTCAGCCGGTCTGCCGCTGCTGCTGGTCGGGGGCACCTTCACCGCCTGGCTGCAGGACCTGGGGGTGCAGTTGGCGGCCATCGGGTTCCTGAGCTGGGTGGGCATGGCCCACAGCATCAAGGTGCTTTGGGCCCCCTTTGTCGATCGCCTGCAACTGCCCCTGCTGACCCGCTGGTTCGGTCGGCGGCGGGCCTGGATGCTGCTTGCGCAGGCGGTGATCGCCGCCTCCCTGGCCGGCATGGCGCTCACCGACCCGGTGGCCCATCTAGGCTGGGTGGCGGTCTTCGCCGTGGGCGCCGCCTTCGGCTCGGCCACCCAGGATGTGGCCATCGACGCCTACCGGGTGGAGGCGGTGGCCCGCCACCGGCAGGGCGCCATGGCCGCCACCTACGTGTTCGGTTACCGGGTCGCGTTGCTCACCGCCGGCGCCGGGGCCCTCCACCTGGCAGCGTGGGGCGACTGGGCGGTGGCCTATGGCGCCATGGCGCTGCTGATGGGCGTGGGGCTCTGCACCACCCTGATCATCCGCGAGCCGGAGGTGGCCATCAGCCAGGATACCCGGCAGATGGAGCAGCGGGTCACCGAATACCTAGAGCGCACCGCGCATACCGGCCTGCGCCGCAACGTCACGGCCTGGTTGATCGGCGCGGTGCTTTGCCCCTTTGCGGACTTTTTCAAACGCTTCGGCCTGGGTACGGCGGTGATCATCCTGCTGTTCATCGCCACGTTTCGCATCAGCGATATCTTCATGGGGGTGATGGCTAACCCCTTCTACCTGGACCTGGGCTTCACCAAGGAGCAGATCGCAAACGTGGCCGCGGCCTTCGGACTGGCCATGACGCTGTTCGGGGCGGCGCTGGGCGGCGTACTGGTCAACCGCTACGGCATTGCGCCAATGCTGATCTTTACCGCGATCATGGCGCCGTTGACCAACCTCACCTTCTCCTGGCTGGCCACCCTGGGCCCGGAGCTGTACGGCCTGGTGGCGGCCATCGTGGCGGACAACGTCACCGGCGGCCTGGCCATCTCCGTGTTCATCGCCTATCTCTCCAGTCTCACCAACACCGCCTACACCGCCACCCAGTACGCCCTGTTCAGTTCGCTGATGACCCTTCCCGGGCAGTTCATGGGCGGGTTCACCGGACTGGTGGCGGAGCAGGTGGGCTGGATCAGCTTCTTCGTGATCTCCGCGGGCATGGGCCTGCCCGCGATCCTCCTGGCCGCACTACTGCTCCGCCTGGCCCATCCCGACCGCATCCGGCAGCCGGGCAAGAACGGCGTAGAGCGGCCGGACCCGGCCTGAACGCACGCCGCAACAGGGCGCATCAATGACCGCGATAGGGAACCTGTACCCCAGGTGCGGGCCGCAAGGCGCTAGAATAATATTTATTGAATATATTGACTGTGAAAGACCAGGAGGCCTGCATGAGAGACTTCGGGATCTCGAAGGGCGCGCCGGAGGTAGTGGCGTTTTTCGATCCGCGCACCTTCAGCGTGCAATACATCGCGGTCGACCCCGGCAGCCGGCTACCTGAGGGCGCAGTTGGGGGCGCCCACCGCCATCGGCGACCACGTCACCGAGGTCCAGGCCTTGTGGCGCGACTATTACAACCTGAAGGATCTGGCCACCGACGGCTCCCAGTGGGACCGGCTGTTCGCAGACGGTGAGACCTTCCCGGTGGGCGAGCTGCAGGCCCGGGTGATGTTCTCGCCCGGCCACACCCTCGCCTCGGTGACCTATGTGATCGGCGACGCGGCCTTCGTACACGACACACTCTTCCAACCGGACTTCGGCACCGCCCGTGCCGATTTCCCCGGCGGCGACTCCGGCCAACTCTGGCAGAGCATCCAGGCCATCCTCGCCCTACCCGATGACACCCGGCTGTTCACCGGACACGACTACATGCCGG
Encoded proteins:
- a CDS encoding AmpG family muropeptide MFS transporter, giving the protein MSASPAERPNTELTGLRVYLHPRVIGMAFLGFSAGLPLLLVGGTFTAWLQDLGVQLAAIGFLSWVGMAHSIKVLWAPFVDRLQLPLLTRWFGRRRAWMLLAQAVIAASLAGMALTDPVAHLGWVAVFAVGAAFGSATQDVAIDAYRVEAVARHRQGAMAATYVFGYRVALLTAGAGALHLAAWGDWAVAYGAMALLMGVGLCTTLIIREPEVAISQDTRQMEQRVTEYLERTAHTGLRRNVTAWLIGAVLCPFADFFKRFGLGTAVIILLFIATFRISDIFMGVMANPFYLDLGFTKEQIANVAAAFGLAMTLFGAALGGVLVNRYGIAPMLIFTAIMAPLTNLTFSWLATLGPELYGLVAAIVADNVTGGLAISVFIAYLSSLTNTAYTATQYALFSSLMTLPGQFMGGFTGLVAEQVGWISFFVISAGMGLPAILLAALLLRLAHPDRIRQPGKNGVERPDPA
- a CDS encoding MBL fold metallo-hydrolase is translated as MGAPTAIGDHVTEVQALWRDYYNLKDLATDGSQWDRLFADGETFPVGELQARVMFSPGHTLASVTYVIGDAAFVHDTLFQPDFGTARADFPGGDSGQLWQSIQAILALPDDTRLFTGHDYMPGGREPAWESTVAEQKRSNIHLVRAPDKARFSRLRDERDATLPMPKLILHALQVNIRGGRLPEPEDNGRRYLRIPLDVLQGARWE